From Cucumis melo cultivar AY chromosome 1, USDA_Cmelo_AY_1.0, whole genome shotgun sequence, a single genomic window includes:
- the LOC103490102 gene encoding pirin-like protein gives MPEKEIHNVVTKPRLVVRKFLARPQHEGLGAIVRRSIGRFELKYFDPFLVLDEFSVTAPAGFPDHPHRGFETVTYMLQGSVTHEDFEGRKGTIGAGDLQWMTAGRGIVHSEMPAAQGTQKGLQLWINLSSKNKMIEPNYQEVSSKGIPEASKDGVRVKVIAGEALGAKSPIYTRTPTMYLDFTLKPKAHVQQPIPSSWNAFVYILEGEGVFGNSKAASTTEHNLLLLGFGDGLEVWNKSGKPLRFILVGGEPLSEPVEQFGPFVMNTQEEIDQTIDDFDNYTNGFEKARHWRSEAGISLGF, from the exons atgcCCGAGAAAGAGATTCACAATGTTGTTACAAAGCCTCGTCTTGTTGTTAGAAAGTTTCTGGCTAGGCCTCAGCATGAAGGCTTGGGCGCCATTGTTAGAAGGAGCATTGGAAG GTTTGAGCTGAAATACTTCGACCCTTTTCTGGTTTTGGATGAATTTTCTG TTACTGCCCCAGCTGGGTTCCCAGATCATCCACATAGAG GATTTGAGACTGTGACCTACATGCTGCAG GGAAGTGTGACACATGAAGATTTTGAAGGCCGCAAGGGAACAATAGGTGCAGGCGATTTGCAATGGATGACTGCAGGGAGAGGAATTGTACATTCAGAAATGCCTGCAGCCCAAGGTACCCAAAAGGGCCTCCAACTATGGATCAATCTATCTTCCAAGAACAAAAT GATTGAGCCAAATTACCAAGAAGTTTCAAGCAAGGGAATTCCAGAAGCTTCAAAAGATGGAGTGAGAGTGAAAGTCATTGCTGGTGAGGCATTGGGAGCGAAATCACCAATCTACACAAGAACTCCAACCATGTACTTGGACTTCACTCTCAAGCCAAAAGCTCATGTCCAACAGCCGATCCCGTCATCTTGGAATGCATTCGTGTACATTCTTGAAGGCGAAGGCGTCTTCGGCAACTCAAAGGCGGCATCAACGACAGAGCATAACCTTCTTCTTCTGGGGTTCGGGGATGGTTTAGAGGTCTGGAATAAGTCAGGCAAGCCTCTTAGGTTCATTTTGGTAGGAGGTGAACCATTGAGTGAGCCTGTTGAGCAATTTGGGCCATTTGTGATGAACactcaagaagaaattgacCAAACAATTGATGATTTTGATAATTATACCAATGGGTTTGAGAAAGCAAGGCATTGGAGATCAGAAGCTGGGATTTCTCTTGGGTTCtaa